One Paraburkholderia agricolaris DNA segment encodes these proteins:
- a CDS encoding GNAT family N-acetyltransferase — MEPRHNAFEQPIGAPVPGWKGAQAPGREPLLGQYCRIEPVDVERHAADLYEAYSSAADARDWTYLAVGPFESLAAYREHLTRMAASPDPLHYAVIDLASGKAVGTLALMRIDRTNGVIEVGHVTFSPRLKRTRVATEAMFLLMRHVFDDLGYRRFEWKCDSLNGPSRTAALRYGFTFEGIFRQAIVYHERNRDTAWFSIIDSEWPALRPNYVRWLDAGNFDAQGKQVERLVDLIARQRAAASEGAQ; from the coding sequence ATGGAACCCAGACATAACGCTTTCGAGCAGCCGATCGGCGCCCCCGTGCCGGGCTGGAAAGGCGCTCAGGCACCCGGCCGTGAGCCGCTGCTGGGCCAATACTGCCGGATCGAACCGGTGGACGTGGAGCGCCATGCGGCAGACCTGTACGAGGCGTATAGCTCGGCGGCCGACGCCCGCGACTGGACCTATCTGGCGGTCGGCCCGTTTGAGAGCCTTGCCGCGTATCGCGAGCATCTGACGCGCATGGCTGCATCGCCGGATCCGCTGCACTACGCGGTGATCGATCTCGCGTCCGGGAAGGCCGTCGGCACACTCGCGCTGATGCGTATCGACCGCACCAACGGCGTGATCGAAGTCGGGCACGTCACTTTTTCGCCGCGCCTGAAGCGCACGCGCGTTGCCACGGAAGCGATGTTCCTGCTCATGCGCCATGTGTTCGACGACCTCGGCTATCGCCGCTTCGAATGGAAGTGCGATTCGCTCAATGGGCCGTCGCGCACAGCGGCGTTGCGCTATGGCTTTACATTCGAAGGCATCTTCCGGCAGGCGATCGTGTATCACGAACGCAATCGCGACACCGCGTGGTTTTCGATTATCGACAGTGAATGGCCCGCGCTGCGCCCGAACTATGTACGCTGGCTCGACGCCGGCAACTTCGACGCCCAGGGCAAACAGGTTGAACGGCTAGTGGATCTGATCGCGCGGCAACGGGCGGCGGCCAGCGAAGGCGCTCAATAA
- a CDS encoding DMT family transporter: protein MSGNVIGLTAVAVLGGCAVALQGQFMGVMEKSVGTTGGIFINYVSGALLAIVLLFTLRDGSTKAWMAVPWYALTAGALGLVIAGSIGYTASRLGLTTAFTIIVGTQFIVSLMLDQFGWLGATARPADFTRLTGVGAIIFGVWLTSK from the coding sequence ATGTCCGGCAATGTAATTGGATTAACAGCGGTTGCTGTACTGGGCGGGTGCGCCGTGGCCCTACAGGGTCAGTTTATGGGCGTGATGGAGAAGAGCGTCGGCACCACCGGCGGTATTTTCATCAATTACGTAAGCGGTGCTTTGCTGGCGATCGTGCTGCTTTTCACGCTTCGCGACGGGAGCACGAAAGCGTGGATGGCCGTGCCCTGGTACGCGTTGACCGCCGGTGCGCTCGGACTCGTGATTGCCGGATCAATCGGCTATACGGCTTCGCGGCTCGGCCTGACCACGGCATTCACGATCATTGTGGGCACGCAGTTCATTGTGTCGCTCATGCTCGACCAGTTTGGCTGGCTTGGCGCGACTGCGCGCCCGGCCGACTTTACGCGGTTGACTGGCGTGGGTGCGATTATTTTCGGCGTCTGGCTCACTTCAAAGTAG
- a CDS encoding aminoglycoside phosphotransferase family protein, with protein sequence MFAEYIVKWNLQPDGEPIRTHSSQLLPVRQHGVAAMLKVAQEPEEKFGAQLMVWWDGDGAARVLAHDADALLLERADSHHSLVDQVRAGGSEADDHAIEILCAAAARLHAPRNKPLPELIGLPRWFQSLWPAAEQHDGWLAGSAAAAQALLAAPQDPVVLHGDIHHGNVLDFGARGWLAIDPKGLYGERGFDYANIFCNPDLVSVLVPGRFERRVERVAHIAGLDRHRLLQWILAWSGLSAAWILETGETPDIDIEIGRLAAEALSGSR encoded by the coding sequence ATGTTCGCCGAGTACATCGTCAAATGGAATTTGCAGCCGGACGGCGAGCCGATTCGTACGCATAGCAGCCAGCTCTTGCCGGTGCGGCAGCATGGCGTCGCCGCGATGCTGAAAGTTGCACAGGAACCCGAAGAGAAATTCGGCGCGCAATTGATGGTGTGGTGGGACGGCGACGGTGCGGCCCGGGTGCTCGCGCATGATGCCGACGCCTTGCTGCTGGAGCGTGCCGACAGCCATCACTCGTTAGTGGACCAGGTGCGCGCCGGCGGCAGCGAAGCGGACGACCACGCCATCGAAATCCTCTGCGCCGCCGCGGCACGACTTCACGCACCGCGAAATAAGCCGCTGCCCGAACTGATCGGTTTGCCGCGCTGGTTCCAGAGTCTTTGGCCCGCCGCTGAACAACACGACGGCTGGCTAGCCGGGAGTGCCGCCGCGGCGCAAGCCCTGCTCGCCGCGCCACAAGATCCGGTTGTGCTGCACGGCGACATTCATCATGGCAACGTGCTCGATTTCGGCGCGCGCGGCTGGCTGGCGATCGATCCGAAAGGTCTGTACGGTGAACGCGGTTTCGACTACGCGAACATCTTCTGCAATCCGGACCTGGTATCGGTGCTCGTGCCGGGACGGTTTGAGCGTCGCGTCGAGCGCGTGGCGCATATCGCCGGGCTCGACAGGCACCGGTTGCTGCAATGGATTCTCGCGTGGTCGGGGTTGTCCGCGGCGTGGATTCTCGAAACGGGCGAGACGCCGGACATCGACATAGAGATCGGCAGATTGGCGGCCGAAGCGTTGAGCGGCAGCCGCTAG
- a CDS encoding PLP-dependent aminotransferase family protein, which produces MIEIIGPLANPAAGSVEKSVPLQKQLIERLQQAILAGRLPAGSLLPSSRLLAAEMGVSRNTVVIAYEHLAAVGYVVADKKGTRVSPLSSPAARGEPQTLPAAPDVAYAARVEQFTATRTHVDNTLPMTPGTPALDRFPVAAWRRALERSMERALPVALGYGNPAGEPVLRDAIAAHVRMARGVRCEGSQVIITEGAQEALNLCVRLFTNPGDIAWVEDPGYRGAKAAFNLGDLTMVPMPVDPEGIAVPPDAWHTHPPRLIYTSPAHQYPTGAVLSVARRLELIAQTRRCGAWLIEDDYDGEFRHTGEPIASMQGLVEDAPVLYVGSFSKTMFPALRIGFVVLPRAIAAHTAVALQETLRGGHRLEQLALAHFIDSGEFGRHLGRMRRLYRERQQALRDALAEHFAPSQILGGNCGMHLTLRLPPSISDRTLAARALAERLNPRALSGFALQQRDEANGLVIGYGSTPAGQLAPAVRVLAGLARGMAGESSGASANRAESGSTGGATSGTARRRAV; this is translated from the coding sequence ATGATCGAGATCATTGGCCCGCTCGCCAATCCGGCCGCCGGCAGCGTCGAAAAGTCCGTGCCCCTGCAAAAACAACTGATTGAGCGTTTGCAGCAGGCCATCCTCGCCGGGCGCTTGCCGGCCGGGTCGCTGCTGCCGTCGTCGCGCCTGCTGGCCGCGGAGATGGGCGTGTCGCGCAATACCGTGGTGATCGCGTACGAGCATCTGGCCGCGGTTGGCTATGTGGTGGCCGACAAAAAGGGCACACGCGTGAGTCCGCTCTCCAGTCCGGCGGCACGCGGTGAACCGCAAACCCTGCCGGCCGCGCCGGACGTCGCCTACGCGGCACGCGTCGAGCAATTCACGGCGACGCGTACCCACGTCGACAACACTTTGCCGATGACCCCCGGCACCCCCGCGCTGGATCGCTTTCCAGTGGCCGCCTGGCGGCGCGCGCTGGAACGGTCGATGGAGCGTGCGCTGCCAGTTGCGCTCGGCTACGGCAACCCGGCCGGCGAACCGGTGCTGCGCGACGCGATCGCCGCGCATGTGCGGATGGCGCGCGGCGTGCGCTGCGAGGGCTCACAGGTGATCATCACCGAAGGCGCGCAGGAGGCGCTGAACCTGTGCGTGCGCCTGTTCACCAATCCGGGCGACATCGCGTGGGTGGAAGATCCGGGCTATCGCGGCGCCAAGGCAGCGTTCAACCTCGGCGATCTGACCATGGTGCCGATGCCGGTGGACCCGGAAGGCATCGCGGTGCCGCCCGACGCATGGCATACACATCCGCCCAGGCTGATCTACACCTCGCCCGCCCATCAGTATCCGACCGGTGCGGTGTTGTCGGTGGCGCGTCGGCTGGAGTTAATCGCCCAGACGCGCCGCTGCGGCGCCTGGCTGATCGAAGACGACTACGACGGCGAATTCCGCCATACCGGCGAGCCGATCGCCAGCATGCAGGGTTTGGTCGAGGACGCGCCGGTTCTGTACGTCGGGTCGTTCAGCAAAACCATGTTTCCGGCCTTGCGCATCGGCTTCGTGGTGCTGCCGCGCGCCATTGCCGCGCACACGGCCGTGGCGTTGCAGGAGACATTGCGTGGCGGGCATCGTCTGGAGCAACTGGCGCTGGCGCATTTCATCGACAGCGGCGAATTCGGGCGGCATCTGGGCCGCATGCGGCGTTTGTACCGGGAGCGCCAGCAGGCGCTGCGCGATGCGCTCGCCGAACACTTCGCGCCGTCGCAGATTCTGGGCGGCAATTGCGGCATGCATCTGACGCTGCGCTTGCCGCCGTCTATTTCCGATCGGACCCTCGCCGCACGCGCGCTTGCCGAGCGTCTCAATCCGCGCGCGCTGTCGGGTTTTGCGTTGCAGCAGCGCGACGAGGCAAACGGACTTGTGATCGGCTATGGCAGCACGCCGGCCGGGCAACTGGCGCCCGCTGTACGGGTTCTGGCCGGGCTCGCGCGTGGGATGGCCGGCGAGTCGAGCGGCGCGTCGGCAAATAGGGCGGAAAGCGGATCGACAGGCGGGGCGACAAGCGGAACAGCACGCAGGCGCGCCGTGTAA
- a CDS encoding GNAT family N-acetyltransferase, with translation MTIHIRPAHAPDSALILRFITELAVYEKAEHEVVATVKDIEASLFSATSSAKALICEMNGEPIGFSVYFFSYSTWLGKQGLYLEDLYISPAARGSGAGKQMLRHLAQIACESGCGRFEWSVLDWNEPAIGFYESIGASAQSEWVRYRLAGDALTAFADGNR, from the coding sequence TTGACCATCCATATCCGCCCCGCCCACGCGCCCGACTCCGCGCTGATTCTTCGCTTTATCACCGAACTCGCGGTGTATGAAAAAGCGGAGCACGAGGTTGTCGCGACCGTTAAAGACATCGAAGCAAGCCTGTTCTCAGCGACCTCATCCGCGAAGGCGCTGATCTGCGAAATGAACGGCGAACCGATCGGCTTTAGCGTGTACTTCTTCTCTTATTCGACGTGGCTCGGCAAACAGGGGCTTTATCTGGAAGACCTGTACATATCGCCGGCCGCGCGCGGCAGCGGCGCGGGCAAACAGATGCTCCGCCACCTCGCCCAGATTGCGTGCGAGAGCGGCTGCGGCCGCTTCGAATGGAGCGTGCTGGACTGGAACGAGCCGGCGATCGGCTTCTATGAGTCGATCGGTGCGAGCGCACAAAGCGAATGGGTCCGCTACCGGCTGGCGGGCGACGCGCTCACGGCGTTTGCCGATGGCAACAGGTAA
- the guaA gene encoding glutamine-hydrolyzing GMP synthase, translating to MSQDMIVVLDFGSQYTHLIKVAFDSIGVPTEIVPADLKYRDYVRDGGRQLKGVVFSGGASSVKLNEIAFDRDWLETGLPVLGLCYGHQLLASLYGGSVGKEQSEFGDTKVDVLETGELFAGVQQRQITVWMSHNDSVLSVPDAFRVIARSASGAIAALEDPKRRLYSLQFHPEVSHTESGTAMLTNFAFRICGAQPAQKWTPQAFVEQKIPEIKAFVKDRRIIVGLSGGVDSYVMTKLIRRSVDKDQLIAIYVDSGLMPTQTEFEVERFCADNDIHLQVIREADRFFGDLTGVTESFQKCRVIGKAFIDAFEVVAKQQRAEVFAQGTIWSDVVESGVTKFSSQIKPHHNVGGLPERLNFDMMEPLRYLFKDQVRKIGAYFDLPDYVVHKKVFPGPGFAIRVQGEVTRERVALVRQSTEIVEDVINNSPVSRDVWMAFSILVDVPSLGVKGDKHVKNEQAIVIRAVESTNSMTANFSRKVFPYLAEISKKITDQMEIGRVVYDITDKPPATIEWQ from the coding sequence ATGAGCCAGGACATGATTGTTGTACTCGATTTCGGTAGCCAATACACGCACTTGATCAAGGTAGCGTTTGACTCGATCGGCGTTCCCACGGAAATCGTGCCTGCGGACCTGAAGTATCGCGACTACGTTCGCGACGGTGGGCGGCAGTTGAAGGGCGTGGTGTTCTCGGGCGGCGCGTCTTCGGTGAAGCTGAACGAGATTGCGTTCGACCGTGATTGGCTCGAAACCGGTTTGCCGGTGCTGGGGCTCTGTTATGGTCATCAGCTGCTTGCGAGTCTGTACGGCGGCAGCGTCGGCAAGGAGCAGTCGGAGTTCGGCGACACCAAAGTGGACGTGCTCGAAACCGGCGAATTGTTCGCGGGCGTGCAGCAACGCCAGATTACCGTGTGGATGAGCCACAACGATTCGGTGTTGTCCGTGCCCGACGCGTTCCGCGTGATTGCGCGCAGCGCGAGCGGCGCGATTGCCGCGCTCGAAGATCCCAAACGGCGCTTGTACAGCTTGCAGTTCCACCCAGAGGTGTCGCACACCGAATCCGGCACGGCGATGCTCACTAACTTCGCATTTCGCATCTGTGGTGCGCAGCCCGCGCAAAAGTGGACACCGCAGGCGTTCGTCGAGCAGAAGATTCCCGAGATCAAAGCATTCGTCAAGGATCGCCGAATCATCGTGGGCTTATCGGGCGGCGTCGATTCTTATGTGATGACGAAGCTGATCCGGCGCAGCGTCGATAAAGATCAACTGATTGCGATTTACGTCGATAGCGGCTTGATGCCCACTCAGACTGAATTCGAAGTCGAGCGATTCTGCGCCGACAACGATATCCATCTGCAGGTCATTCGCGAGGCCGATCGATTCTTCGGCGATCTGACGGGTGTAACCGAGTCGTTCCAGAAGTGCAGGGTGATCGGGAAGGCATTCATCGATGCATTTGAAGTGGTCGCGAAACAGCAGCGTGCCGAGGTGTTCGCGCAAGGCACGATCTGGTCGGACGTGGTGGAAAGCGGTGTCACGAAGTTCTCTTCGCAGATCAAACCGCATCACAATGTCGGCGGACTGCCCGAACGGCTGAATTTCGACATGATGGAACCGCTTCGCTATCTGTTCAAGGATCAGGTGCGCAAGATCGGCGCGTACTTCGATTTGCCCGACTACGTCGTCCATAAGAAAGTATTCCCGGGTCCGGGCTTTGCAATTCGCGTGCAAGGTGAGGTGACACGTGAGCGGGTCGCGCTAGTTCGGCAATCCACTGAGATTGTCGAGGATGTGATCAACAACTCGCCCGTGTCGCGAGACGTGTGGATGGCGTTCAGTATTCTCGTCGATGTGCCGAGCCTCGGCGTGAAGGGCGACAAACACGTTAAGAACGAACAGGCTATCGTGATTCGTGCGGTGGAGTCGACCAACTCAATGACCGCGAATTTCTCGCGAAAGGTATTCCCCTACCTGGCCGAAATATCAAAGAAGATAACCGACCAGATGGAGATTGGCCGGGTCGTCTACGACATCACGGACAAACCGCCTGCAACGATCGAGTGGCAATAA
- a CDS encoding phosphoribosyltransferase family protein, with translation MSPSDVAIDLILNTEDVIAYRAERYIEVKPGRRSPIHINFKNTLPHKPVRETLANLLSAQMEQDGITYVCGLESGGSYFASRCSDNLAAPLSLYRKDEKRHAEGGRLVGSDPKHGSKIAIVDDTLVSGRTVEPVVDYLRQFAGEIHLYTILSYGLDALIKHRLRVTKITSIAQIGCLVRAAVENGKFGLQDAEEIERFIEKQAKESGVN, from the coding sequence ATGTCCCCTAGCGACGTGGCTATCGATCTGATCCTCAACACGGAAGATGTCATTGCGTATCGCGCCGAACGTTATATCGAAGTAAAACCCGGCCGACGTTCACCCATTCACATTAACTTCAAAAATACGCTGCCACATAAGCCGGTCAGGGAAACGCTGGCTAATCTGTTATCCGCGCAGATGGAGCAGGACGGCATTACTTACGTGTGTGGACTGGAAAGCGGCGGCAGTTATTTTGCGTCGCGTTGTTCGGACAATCTGGCCGCCCCGTTGTCGCTCTATCGGAAGGACGAAAAGCGGCATGCGGAAGGCGGCCGGTTGGTGGGCAGCGATCCTAAACACGGCAGCAAGATCGCGATCGTCGACGACACGCTCGTGTCGGGGCGGACTGTCGAGCCGGTGGTCGACTATCTGCGGCAGTTTGCTGGCGAGATTCATTTGTACACGATTCTGAGTTACGGCCTCGACGCGCTTATCAAGCACCGTTTGAGGGTGACGAAAATCACATCGATTGCGCAGATTGGCTGCCTCGTGCGCGCCGCTGTTGAGAACGGCAAATTCGGCTTGCAGGATGCCGAAGAGATCGAACGGTTTATTGAAAAACAGGCAAAGGAAAGCGGAGTAAATTGA
- the punR gene encoding DNA-binding transcriptional activator PunR, protein MLSIESLQLVDLIARTGSFTAAAKALHRVPSAVSYAVRNIEEELGVELFRRLHRTVVLTEAGHHFVDEARGMLKKMDEIKRETLRVANGWQPSLSIALDNIVCADRISALMADFYRHFDNVELIVRIEVFNGVWEALVTGRSDIAIGATTAVPVGGDFQFRDMGSIEWAFLVSRNHPLATATTPLSNEVLAAFPSICLEDTSRDIPKRTTWLLPNQRRLVVPDWLRAINCFTEGLGIGYMPVHLARPYIESGALVEKTVEHPKAPAPCCVAWYGGKTPPVLEWVLDYLGDSEKLHREWIS, encoded by the coding sequence GTGCTGTCGATAGAATCGCTGCAACTGGTCGACCTGATTGCCAGAACCGGCAGCTTCACCGCTGCGGCGAAGGCATTACACCGGGTGCCGTCGGCGGTCAGCTACGCGGTCCGAAATATCGAAGAGGAACTCGGCGTCGAGCTGTTTCGCCGTCTGCACCGAACCGTCGTATTGACTGAGGCCGGCCATCATTTCGTCGATGAAGCGCGCGGCATGCTCAAGAAGATGGACGAAATCAAACGCGAGACGCTGCGGGTGGCCAACGGGTGGCAGCCGAGCCTGTCGATTGCGCTCGATAACATCGTGTGTGCCGACCGGATCAGCGCGTTAATGGCGGACTTCTACCGGCACTTCGACAATGTAGAACTCATCGTGAGAATCGAGGTATTCAACGGCGTATGGGAAGCGCTTGTCACCGGCCGCAGCGATATCGCGATTGGCGCGACCACGGCGGTGCCAGTTGGTGGAGATTTTCAGTTCAGGGACATGGGGTCGATCGAATGGGCGTTCCTGGTAAGCCGGAACCATCCGCTCGCCACCGCCACCACGCCTTTGAGTAATGAAGTGCTGGCCGCGTTTCCGTCGATCTGTCTTGAAGACACGTCACGCGATATTCCAAAGCGCACCACCTGGCTGCTGCCGAATCAACGCAGACTCGTGGTGCCGGACTGGCTGCGCGCGATCAATTGCTTCACCGAGGGCCTGGGCATCGGCTACATGCCGGTACATCTTGCGCGGCCCTATATCGAGTCCGGCGCACTGGTGGAAAAAACAGTCGAGCATCCGAAAGCGCCCGCGCCCTGTTGCGTCGCCTGGTATGGGGGCAAGACGCCGCCGGTGCTGGAATGGGTGCTCGATTATCTCGGCGACAGCGAGAAACTCCATCGCGAATGGATATCGTGA
- a CDS encoding aspartate/glutamate racemase family protein, which translates to MRIVCLHTADSNIALFDAAARAAGYESLELVHVVRADLLAAAERAGGLTDEIAAQTREVLLTLTDNADAVLLNCSTLGPSVDEALAAQAAPVPILRADAALAQRAVEGGGKVIVLCTVSTTLDPTTHLFAQSATRTAANVEVQLIGGAWERFRAGDTAAYLSTIAAATDAAYENGADVVAFAQTSMAGAALLVTHGTKPLTTPAIALAAAVRAAALAA; encoded by the coding sequence GTGCGTATCGTCTGCTTGCATACCGCCGACAGCAATATCGCCCTATTCGATGCGGCCGCCCGCGCCGCCGGATACGAGTCGCTCGAGCTTGTACATGTCGTCCGCGCGGACTTGCTCGCGGCCGCTGAGCGCGCCGGTGGATTGACCGACGAGATCGCGGCGCAAACCCGCGAGGTGCTCCTCACGCTCACGGACAACGCAGACGCCGTATTGCTCAACTGTTCGACGCTCGGCCCGTCAGTGGACGAAGCCCTCGCCGCGCAGGCTGCGCCGGTGCCCATTTTGCGGGCCGACGCCGCGTTGGCTCAACGCGCGGTGGAAGGCGGCGGCAAGGTTATCGTGCTGTGCACCGTATCCACCACGCTCGACCCAACCACCCACTTGTTCGCTCAATCCGCCACACGTACCGCCGCGAATGTCGAGGTTCAGTTGATTGGCGGCGCGTGGGAGCGTTTTAGAGCAGGCGACACGGCGGCTTATCTGTCCACCATCGCCGCCGCTACGGATGCCGCCTACGAAAATGGCGCGGATGTCGTGGCGTTCGCACAAACATCGATGGCGGGCGCAGCCTTGCTGGTCACGCACGGGACGAAACCGCTGACCACGCCGGCGATTGCCCTCGCCGCCGCGGTGCGCGCAGCCGCGCTAGCCGCCTGA
- a CDS encoding GNAT family N-acetyltransferase, with protein MPTRPTLLTTDRLIMRPHTRDDFLESYAMWSDPEVIRYIGGKPFTREEVWARLLRYAGHWAMLGYGYWVVREKDSGRFLGEVGFADYHRDIEPSLMNTPEIGWALDPAVHNRGYATEAVRAALAWADTQWPDGETVCIIAPENQPSLRVAHKCGYREQHHTTYKGKPTIVLRRAAGVA; from the coding sequence ATGCCCACCCGCCCCACGCTCCTCACCACCGACCGTCTGATCATGCGTCCGCACACGCGCGACGATTTCCTCGAGAGCTATGCGATGTGGTCCGATCCTGAGGTGATCCGCTACATCGGCGGCAAGCCGTTCACACGCGAAGAGGTCTGGGCGCGCCTGCTGCGCTACGCCGGGCATTGGGCGATGCTGGGATACGGTTACTGGGTGGTGCGGGAAAAGGACAGCGGCCGGTTCCTGGGTGAAGTCGGCTTTGCCGACTACCATCGCGACATCGAACCTTCGTTGATGAACACACCTGAGATCGGTTGGGCACTCGACCCCGCCGTCCACAATCGCGGCTACGCGACCGAAGCGGTGCGTGCAGCACTTGCGTGGGCCGACACGCAGTGGCCCGACGGCGAGACCGTCTGCATCATCGCGCCGGAAAACCAGCCCTCGTTGCGTGTCGCGCACAAGTGCGGTTATCGCGAGCAACATCACACGACGTATAAAGGCAAACCAACTATTGTGCTGCGGCGAGCGGCAGGCGTTGCCTGA
- a CDS encoding flavin reductase family protein — translation MKITREPVALSRATQLLNHGPVTIITSAHGGRSNVMAASWAMPLDFTPPKVVVVVDSRTLTRQLIEASGVFGLQLPSRGFAAQTLAVGTNAGTELDKFSAFDLETFPAQEIDVPMLAGCITWMECKVIPDDSQRHDLIIGEVVAAYADSRVYSNNRWHFGDDPNLRTCHYVAGGTFFATGDAFEVEPAASGSGD, via the coding sequence ATGAAAATCACCCGGGAACCCGTCGCCTTGTCGCGCGCCACGCAGTTGCTGAACCATGGCCCCGTCACGATCATTACCAGCGCGCACGGTGGCCGCTCGAATGTGATGGCGGCATCGTGGGCCATGCCGCTCGATTTCACGCCGCCGAAAGTCGTAGTAGTGGTGGACAGCCGCACGCTCACCCGGCAACTGATCGAAGCGAGCGGCGTGTTCGGACTGCAACTGCCGAGCCGTGGATTTGCGGCGCAGACGCTGGCGGTGGGCACGAACGCGGGCACCGAACTCGACAAGTTCTCGGCCTTCGACCTCGAGACCTTCCCGGCACAGGAAATCGACGTGCCGATGCTGGCCGGCTGCATCACGTGGATGGAATGCAAGGTGATCCCGGACGATAGCCAGCGGCACGATCTGATTATCGGCGAAGTGGTCGCCGCCTACGCGGACAGCCGGGTCTATTCGAACAACCGCTGGCACTTCGGCGACGATCCCAATCTGCGCACATGCCATTACGTGGCCGGCGGCACATTCTTCGCGACGGGCGATGCATTTGAAGTCGAACCGGCGGCGAGCGGGTCGGGAGACTAA
- a CDS encoding low molecular weight protein tyrosine phosphatase family protein yields MRALFICSKNRLRSPTAEQVFATWPNVETDSAGLSADADVALSPEQVRWADIVFVMEKAHRARLSAKFRACLNGKKVICLDIPDDYAFMQPELVALLEQKAGKFLRQR; encoded by the coding sequence ATGCGCGCCTTGTTTATCTGCAGCAAGAACCGCCTGCGCAGCCCGACGGCCGAGCAGGTGTTCGCCACGTGGCCAAATGTCGAAACCGATTCGGCCGGTCTGAGTGCGGATGCCGACGTAGCGCTCTCACCCGAGCAGGTGCGCTGGGCCGACATTGTCTTCGTGATGGAGAAAGCGCATCGCGCAAGACTGTCGGCAAAGTTCCGCGCGTGTCTGAACGGCAAGAAAGTGATTTGCCTCGATATCCCCGACGATTATGCGTTCATGCAGCCCGAGCTCGTCGCGCTGCTGGAGCAAAAGGCGGGCAAATTTCTGCGGCAAAGATAG
- a CDS encoding LysR family transcriptional regulator, which produces MIDIKPLRYFVTLAETRHFGRAAARLNLSQPPLSRQLAALEASLGVTLLERSPRSVTLTAAGERFYADAKAILASVEQAVSNAHAAAHGDAGKLAIGFTMCAAYNVVPGYARAFGAAFPEVALNLREVVSNDLAAQVLSGQIDAAIMFPGVPDKGIATRTILREPLCVALSRSHPRARARRLTIAQLAGEPFVLALAEVAPSLRATILEHCRSGGFEPDIRFEVQLQQTVLSLVDEGVGVALVPASMRKAQLAGVVFRPLVDAPLIEQVLAWSPANRNPCLARFLELA; this is translated from the coding sequence GTGATCGATATCAAGCCGTTGCGCTACTTTGTGACACTCGCCGAGACACGCCATTTCGGCCGCGCGGCGGCGCGCCTGAATCTGTCGCAGCCGCCGTTGAGCCGGCAACTGGCGGCGCTGGAGGCGAGTCTCGGTGTGACGCTGCTCGAGCGCAGTCCGCGCAGTGTCACGCTAACCGCGGCGGGCGAGCGCTTTTACGCTGATGCGAAGGCGATCCTTGCGTCGGTGGAGCAGGCGGTCAGCAATGCCCATGCGGCGGCGCACGGCGACGCCGGCAAGCTGGCCATCGGCTTTACGATGTGTGCCGCGTACAACGTCGTGCCCGGCTATGCGCGCGCGTTCGGCGCGGCGTTTCCCGAGGTCGCATTGAATCTACGCGAAGTCGTGTCGAACGATCTGGCCGCGCAGGTGCTGTCCGGCCAGATCGACGCGGCGATCATGTTTCCTGGCGTGCCCGACAAGGGCATCGCGACACGGACGATTCTGCGCGAGCCCTTGTGCGTGGCGTTGTCGCGCAGCCATCCGCGAGCGCGCGCGCGGCGACTGACGATCGCGCAACTGGCGGGCGAGCCGTTCGTGCTGGCCTTGGCGGAAGTCGCGCCGAGCTTGCGCGCAACCATCCTCGAGCATTGCCGCTCGGGCGGCTTCGAACCGGATATCCGCTTTGAGGTGCAGTTGCAGCAGACCGTGCTCAGTCTCGTCGATGAAGGGGTGGGGGTGGCGCTCGTGCCGGCCTCGATGCGTAAGGCGCAACTCGCGGGCGTGGTGTTCCGGCCGCTGGTCGATGCGCCGCTGATCGAGCAGGTGCTGGCGTGGTCGCCGGCTAATCGCAATCCGTGTCTGGCGCGGTTTCTTGAGTTGGCGTGA